The nucleotide window catgcaaatacatatattNGTGTATACATacattttcgttcccctctccccctctcccagatctcgctcgccaatctctctctcgcctctctcactttatacaaatagaaatgtataaattgcgtttctgtttgtataaaatgagagaaaattgtatatgcacatgcaaatacatatattttcgtcctatacacttataattatacaatacaaatattctcCCTACTCaattctcttttgtctttctctctttatacaaacacatattatacaattgattcttttgtatatgtataccaaaacagattatacaattgcttcttttgtgTATATGTATAGTGAAATAGCCATAGCAaaaataaagtttgttatggagcgcaattatgcaaactatagatatagtatacaaatatgatttttgtatttgctatatgtgaaagttgctctaaataatatctctataaaataattatatttcatggTTCCACACTtccacctatattaatttagtgaggttttacGGTATATTTTAACCTCAAATGCTATTGTTTTCAATGATGTTATTCTTCTGTGTATATGTTTCACCCGTTATCAAGTTCTTATCGACAATTGTACAAGTGATATTTAAGTTTATGTTATAATTATGTTTTGCTATATTGGGCTCCATATTCGCTAATTAATATGTTGTTGTTCACTTGTTTGGTGAAATAAAGTAAATACTCTCTTCCTCTATTATTCCAAGCTCTTTGGATCAAGTCTTGAATGATGAATCGACCACATGAAAGTTTTTAGACTAGTCTCCGACGACGTACAGATTCATTCAAACTCAATAACTTTGGCTCAAATCTTGTAAATATGTTGAGAAATTCACTGTAATATTCCAAACTCAAACTCATACAAATTCTGGATTTGCTTCTATAAGAGTAGATGAAGCTGTCCGCTAATAACACATATGACAATTCTATGTAGCGTACATGACTGGTTTTGTTAACCTGGGGATTCAGTCAGTtgggttcaatttttttatttcagtaaaagttaaaattgaaaCCGAACCAAAATTAGTTCGGTTCGGTGTagtgatttttcaattttggcCATTTTAAGTAATGCCTTTAGATGGTGTAGTGATTGGGTTTGTATTGTTCAGTCgatcatttaattttctaattgtAAATATCCTCATTAAGCAGTTAAGATtctatttaatttgatttcagtTTTTTTTGTGGAGTTTCACATTTCTGGGTTTATGTTTTAAACGGATTAGTGCCCACCCCTACATATACCTAGCCATAGAGTACAAGAATCAATTAAGAACAGCCTAACTGTGTGCTTAAACAGGTAGCTACTTATTGCTAAACCTATTATATTATACATAGTAATGAAAGAAAGCGACTTCCCTACTGGTTACGAATTACTAAAGATATCTGACCATCTCTACCATGGTCCCAAACttcatgaaagaaaaaaattattcaaatcaaAGAAGCAAGAGTTGACGagtgaataaaaaaaaagaaaaatgagagttAGGATGAGAACGAGCCATTAATAGCTGAAAATGCAGACTCCAAAGAGAAACATAAATGAGTTGGTTCCCTTGAACTGTTTGTAATAGTAAGATATTTTTTGACATATTATCTCATTAAAGCCCTAGCTGACAAAGATGACTACAACCTCTTTAAATACCCCATACCTTTTgcatgaaaaagaaataaaccACCTTTTAGTCTTTGTATTTCCTACAAATTTTCACGATATTGCATGACTTCTGTAAATTTGGATATGGAGTTGCAGGAAGTAGAGTTGAATAATGCTGAGAAAGGACAAATGGGATCAAAAAGTGGAGGCGTTTTCTTGACTTGGAATGACTTATGGGTTACTGTTAGCACTAAAAAAGGTAGAAGCAAATCCATACTTAAAGGTCTCACTGGCTATGCTCGACCTAGTGAGCTCTTGGCCGTTATGGGTCCTTCTGGCTGTGGCAAATCTACACTTCTCGATTCCTTAGCTGGTAAATATTACTATTGTTACTATATCTCTTAGAAAATGATGCATATAATATCTTCAATGGGGACAAAAATAACAGCTATAATGCTAGTTGTTTTTTCGAAATATGACTGACCTGATGGGCACCTCCCAGGGCGACTGGATTTCAGCACGAGGCAGAGCGGAGAAATTCTGATCAATGGTCACAAACAGAAACTTTCGTATGGAACATCTGTAAGAAATTAAAATCTTCAGCTGAATGCCGCATGCACTACtcattttgttttccttttttcacaataacattattatattttttttattagcatGCATGGTAATGTTCTTTATCCTATAAAATCAGGCATATGTGACTCAAGATGAAACTCTGTTAGCAACACTAACAGTTCAAGAAGCAGTTTACTACTCTGCACAACTCCAACTCCCAGTTTCCATGACAAAATCAGAGAAAAAACAAATAGCAGAGCAGACTATTAAGGAGATGGGGTTGCAAGATGCAATGAACACAAGAATTGGAGGATTTGGTAATAAAGGAATTAGtggaggagaaaagagaagactTAGTGTTTGCATGGAGATTCTAACGCGGCCAAAACTTCTTTTCCTTGATGAACCAACCAGCGGCCTCGACAGTGCTGCATCTTATTACGTGATGAGCGGAATTTCACGTCAAAGAGAGGGAAGAACCATTATTGCATCTATTCATCAACCAAGTGCTGAAGTTTTCAACCTTTTCCACAGTTTATGCCTTTTGTCTTCAGGAAGAACCGTATATTTTGGACCTGCTAGTGCAGCAAttgaggtatatatatatatatatatattcattattcGACTATTAACTTGCAAAGTAATATAATGGGCATATAATACAAGTGATATATGTAATGATTTGATTAGTTTCTATGTTTTTTGTTATGATAGTTTTTCACGAGGAACGGTTTCCCTTGCCCATATCTTCAGAATCCATCAGATCACTTTCTTAAAACAATAAACAAGGACTTTGATGAGGTAATTATTAATGTTTCCTCTTTCTAAGAGAAACCAATTAATGTTAcccttttattaaattatatcttGGTTCCTATTTAAAGGATATTGAACAAGGCTCAGCTGGAGGAAGACGACCAACAGAAGAAGTTATAGACCTtctcataaattcatataaatcATCAGAGGGATATCATGAAGTTCAGAGCCATGTTGCAGAAATATGTCATCAGGTAATTAAGAAAGAGTTGACCCCCAAAATGGAAAGGAGATGAGAAAGGAGTCTCTCTAATTGCATCCATTAAATATTTTCAGGGTGGTGAAATGTTGAAAAAAAGAAGCCATGCTAACTTCAAGACGCAATGCCTTGTTCTTACAAGGAGGTCAACTGTGAACATGTTTCGTGATCCTGGCTACTATTGGATGAGATTCGTTGTTTATGTCGCCATTGCTTTAAGTCTTGGCTCCATCTACTATAATGTTGGCTCAAACTATCGGTCAATTGAGGTATAGATAGACAGAACACAGATAAGGAAACaccaattaaattttaaaacttaatttCTAAGTACTTTTCAGTTCTTCTTGACGTGCACACAATTTATGGATCATAACACGGTCTTGGATATTGCAGGAAAGAGGTCTAATGGTTGCTTTCGTAGTTTCATTTATGACATTTATGACGGTCGGTGGATTCCCTTCATTTGTGGAGGAAATGAAGGTAGTATCATTTTCTCtttaaattaaaacaattaacgaattatatgatttattttgtaCTATCGTGAGTACTTAATTAACTGCTTGGACAAAAATTCTGCAGGTATTTCAACGAGAAAATGTGAACGGGCACTATGGATGTTTTGCTTTTGTCATAGGCAACACACTTTCTTCTATACCGTACGTGCTACTAATATCATTGGTTCCAGGTGCCATTGCCTATTTCCTTGCTGGATTTCAAAATGGATTTGAGCACTTCATCTACTTTGCTTTGGTCCTCTTCATCAGTATGATGATAGTGGAGAGCCTAATGATGAACGTTGCAGCTATTGTACCGAACTTCCTAATTGGCATTGTAACGGGGGCAGGAATACAAGGACTACAAATACTAAGTGGTGGTTATTTTCAATTACCGAGTGAGTTGCCTAAAATACTTTGGAAATACCCACTATACTACATGTCCTTCCACAAGTATGCTTACCAAGGTATGTTCAAGAATGAATTTGAAGGACTAAAGTTTAGAGATGATATGTTTGGAAACAATCATATAATGAGTGGAGAAGTCATCTTGAGAGAAAGATGGCAAGCAGAAATGGGACACTCAAAGTGGGTAGACATGGTCATTCTGGTCGGTATACTAATTTT belongs to Solanum stenotomum isolate F172 chromosome 1, ASM1918654v1, whole genome shotgun sequence and includes:
- the LOC125874539 gene encoding ABC transporter G family member 1-like → MTSVNLDMELQEVELNNAEKGQMGSKSGGVFLTWNDLWVTVSTKKGRSKSILKGLTGYARPSELLAVMGPSGCGKSTLLDSLAGRLDFSTRQSGEILINGHKQKLSYGTSAYVTQDETLLATLTVQEAVYYSAQLQLPVSMTKSEKKQIAEQTIKEMGLQDAMNTRIGGFGNKGISGGEKRRLSVCMEILTRPKLLFLDEPTSGLDSAASYYVMSGISRQREGRTIIASIHQPSAEVFNLFHSLCLLSSGRTVYFGPASAAIEFFTRNGFPCPYLQNPSDHFLKTINKDFDEDIEQGSAGGRRPTEEVIDLLINSYKSSEGYHEVQSHVAEICHQGGEMLKKRSHANFKTQCLVLTRRSTVNMFRDPGYYWMRFVVYVAIALSLGSIYYNVGSNYRSIEERGLMVAFVVSFMTFMTVGGFPSFVEEMKVFQRENVNGHYGCFAFVIGNTLSSIPYVLLISLVPGAIAYFLAGFQNGFEHFIYFALVLFISMMIVESLMMNVAAIVPNFLIGIVTGAGIQGLQILSGGYFQLPSELPKILWKYPLYYMSFHKYAYQGMFKNEFEGLKFRDDMFGNNHIMSGEVILRERWQAEMGHSKWVDMVILVGILILYRLVFFLIIKTKEKFVHARKTSTSILSNRSTQIMAKSLPASPLHGLTPPHDTPTNNR